From one Deltaproteobacteria bacterium genomic stretch:
- a CDS encoding tRNA1(Val) (adenine(37)-N6)-methyltransferase, producing MGQDAQCPPYGPTDHGLQLIQPEKGYRFSVDALLLAEFARIRQRERVLDLGTGCGVIALIIARRHPTAVVTAIELQPELAALARENVHRNGLEDRVEIIEGDLNKSRSFLKAGHYGAVVSNPPYRAPASGRLCIEPTEARARHEILTDLDRILEAGRHALRPGGRIFLVYSADRSVRLLSGMRRLRLEPKRLRFVHARPNCRASLVLVEGVKDAGEELHVLPPLILHPQCDTRD from the coding sequence ATGGGGCAGGATGCCCAGTGCCCCCCTTACGGCCCCACAGACCACGGGCTACAACTGATCCAGCCCGAAAAGGGCTACCGGTTCTCTGTTGACGCCCTCCTGCTTGCGGAATTTGCCCGCATCCGACAAAGGGAAAGGGTCCTCGATCTCGGTACCGGGTGCGGTGTCATTGCCCTCATCATCGCGCGGCGTCACCCGACGGCGGTCGTGACCGCCATCGAGCTGCAACCAGAACTTGCCGCGCTTGCCAGGGAAAACGTACATCGAAACGGCCTCGAAGACCGGGTGGAGATAATCGAAGGGGATTTGAACAAGTCCAGGTCGTTTCTGAAGGCCGGTCATTACGGTGCCGTTGTCTCAAACCCCCCGTACCGGGCTCCGGCCTCAGGAAGGCTCTGCATCGAACCGACCGAGGCCCGTGCCCGCCACGAGATCCTGACCGACCTCGACCGTATCCTCGAGGCAGGCCGCCACGCCCTTCGACCAGGCGGGCGGATCTTCCTCGTCTATTCCGCAGACCGGTCGGTGAGGCTCCTGTCTGGTATGCGCAGGCTTCGGCTCGAGCCGAAACGCCTCCGGTTCGTCCATGCCCGCCCGAACTGCCGGGCAAGCCTCGTACTGGTCGAGGGTGTAAAAGACGCGGGAGAGGAACTCCATGTCCTGCCCCCGCTCATTCTTCACCCTCAATGTGATACACGCGACTAA
- a CDS encoding cobalt-precorrin-5B (C(1))-methyltransferase yields MTRPQKGLRYGFSTGTAATAAAAAALHELLGLPCPDPVHVTLPGGRVLSIPLHSHRLEKDFGEATVIKDGGDDPDVTHGAEIGARVRFIPGNAEDGIRFMAGPGVGTFTKPGLPLPPGEPAINPVPRRMITQALVRILKKHAPKGPFRLEVEIFVPRGEELARQTLNPRLGILGGISILGTSGIVRPFSHGAWRASVHAALKVARAAGNKRIVLVTGTTSDAAARSLFPSLPEEAFIQMGDYVRFSLTWTARLGFSHVTVVAFVGKALKMAQGLGQTHARFGPPDLALLASWVEELCGRRDLASEVARSTTARGAFEILEKETCAEEVLEHLGTRLLKAVRSYLGPASGLDAVILHHTGRVLWKGTDRSKGS; encoded by the coding sequence ATGACACGACCTCAAAAAGGCCTCAGATATGGGTTTTCCACCGGCACTGCCGCAACCGCAGCAGCCGCAGCTGCCCTCCACGAGCTTCTCGGCCTTCCATGTCCGGATCCCGTCCATGTCACCCTTCCAGGCGGACGGGTCCTTTCAATCCCCCTACATTCCCACCGCCTGGAGAAGGATTTTGGCGAGGCCACGGTCATCAAGGACGGAGGGGACGATCCGGATGTCACGCACGGGGCCGAGATCGGGGCCAGGGTCCGCTTCATCCCAGGAAACGCAGAAGACGGCATACGTTTTATGGCCGGGCCCGGCGTAGGGACCTTCACCAAACCCGGCCTTCCGCTTCCACCCGGTGAGCCTGCAATCAATCCGGTCCCAAGACGCATGATCACCCAGGCCTTGGTCAGGATCCTGAAAAAACACGCCCCCAAAGGCCCTTTCCGCCTGGAGGTGGAGATCTTCGTCCCCCGTGGGGAAGAACTCGCCCGGCAGACCTTGAACCCCCGCCTCGGGATCCTTGGCGGGATCTCCATCCTTGGGACCAGCGGGATCGTCCGGCCCTTTTCCCACGGGGCATGGCGGGCGTCCGTCCATGCAGCACTCAAAGTGGCCCGGGCTGCTGGAAACAAACGGATCGTGCTCGTGACTGGAACGACGAGTGATGCTGCGGCCCGCTCCCTCTTCCCTTCCCTCCCTGAGGAGGCATTCATCCAGATGGGCGACTATGTCCGCTTCTCCCTGACATGGACGGCCCGCCTGGGTTTTTCACACGTGACCGTCGTCGCCTTTGTGGGAAAGGCCCTCAAAATGGCCCAGGGACTGGGACAGACCCACGCCCGCTTCGGTCCTCCGGATCTTGCCCTCCTCGCTTCCTGGGTGGAAGAACTCTGCGGCAGGCGGGATCTCGCCTCAGAGGTGGCGAGATCGACGACTGCCAGAGGGGCATTTGAAATCCTCGAGAAGGAAACCTGCGCCGAAGAGGTCCTCGAACACCTGGGCACAAGGCTTCTCAAGGCCGTACGCTCCTACCTGGGACCCGCTTCTGGACTCGACGCGGTGATCCTCCACCATACTGGCCGCGTGCTCTGGAAGGGCACGGACCGTTCAAAAGGGTCCTGA
- the cbiB gene encoding adenosylcobinamide-phosphate synthase CbiB has protein sequence MTTLYLLTDKGPFVFGAAVLLDLALGDPESFPHPVRLMGRAITFFEPMLRRLPVSETAQGAILACLLVTAAYALTATFLAVCFHVSVIAGWISSIIILFQTVSIRCLADEAIGVKCALEVGLDRARKRLSRIVGRDTKGLDEAGVCSAAIESVAENFVDGVVSPLFFAAIGGPPLAMAFKAVSTLDSMIGYRNDQYRCFGTWGARMDDAANFIPARLSALVIAFSASLLGLSWPGPVLRGVKRDGRKHASPNSGIPEAAFAAALGVRLSGPAWYGGKLRERPYMNETARPCRPSDIPKAIRLLVTSSLFFAGCAVASSLILRTWSVS, from the coding sequence ATGACGACCCTGTACCTCCTCACCGACAAAGGTCCGTTCGTGTTCGGAGCCGCCGTCCTTCTCGATCTCGCCCTTGGGGATCCCGAGTCGTTCCCCCATCCGGTGCGCCTAATGGGACGGGCAATCACCTTCTTCGAGCCCATGCTCAGAAGGCTCCCTGTCTCAGAGACCGCACAGGGCGCGATCCTTGCCTGCCTTCTCGTCACCGCAGCCTACGCCCTCACGGCCACTTTCCTTGCCGTGTGCTTTCACGTCTCAGTCATTGCTGGCTGGATCTCCTCGATCATCATTCTCTTTCAGACCGTTTCCATACGATGCCTTGCAGACGAGGCCATTGGCGTAAAGTGCGCACTCGAGGTAGGGCTGGATAGGGCACGAAAACGCCTTTCACGAATCGTCGGCAGGGATACAAAAGGGCTCGACGAGGCAGGTGTATGCAGTGCAGCGATCGAGTCTGTTGCAGAAAACTTCGTGGACGGCGTTGTCTCCCCCCTCTTTTTCGCTGCCATAGGCGGCCCTCCCCTTGCCATGGCATTCAAGGCCGTGAGCACCCTCGACTCCATGATCGGTTACCGGAATGACCAATACCGCTGTTTCGGCACATGGGGTGCGCGCATGGACGACGCGGCGAACTTCATCCCGGCCCGGCTCTCCGCCCTCGTGATCGCCTTCTCCGCCTCCCTCCTGGGCCTCAGCTGGCCGGGGCCGGTGCTCAGAGGTGTGAAAAGGGATGGACGCAAACACGCAAGCCCCAACTCCGGCATCCCTGAGGCGGCATTCGCAGCGGCACTCGGTGTGCGTCTCTCTGGTCCTGCCTGGTACGGCGGCAAACTCCGGGAAAGGCCGTATATGAACGAGACAGCTCGCCCGTGCCGCCCCTCGGACATCCCTAAGGCAATACGCCTTCTCGTCACAAGTTCCTTGTTTTTCGCAGGCTGCGCCGTAGCCTCATCCCTCATCTTACGGACATGGTCCGTTTCATGA
- a CDS encoding cobyric acid synthase, with protein MHGKARAIMFQGTGSGVGKSLVCAAFCRVLAKSGVKVAPFKAQNMALNSFVTMEGGEMGRAQAFQAEACGILPDVSMNPILLKPTGEARSQVILRGVPSETIPGREYYARFEAHSAVVREAYESLSADYDVIVIEGAGSPAEINLQTTDLVNMFVAEMAHAPVVLVGDIDRGGVFAWIKGTYDLVPDRHRKRFAGYLVNRFRGDVSLLAPGIRQFADIIPDLPCLGVLPWIPDARFDEEDGVFVKNLETEKANGIRIAVIHLPRISNFTDFAPLAVEPDVSLALPSSPSDLGPCDCLVLPGTKTTLSDLAFLKASGWDRVICDLAQEGTPILGICGGYQMLGTRILDPHGHDGHEGMCQGLGLLSVETVMTNEKRLVQTAITFHAPPFFPTTVPVRGYEIHMGRTTATGPFRPLGPDHGTHIGAAHPSLPVIGTYIHGLFDNDALRRAFLDFLRTRKGLEPLRTTTCWRALREARFDLLARWLESHADLPRLLSLVGIE; from the coding sequence ATGCACGGCAAGGCACGCGCCATCATGTTCCAGGGTACAGGCTCTGGGGTCGGAAAGAGCCTCGTATGTGCTGCATTCTGCAGGGTACTTGCAAAGAGCGGGGTCAAAGTCGCACCCTTCAAGGCACAGAACATGGCCCTCAATTCATTCGTCACCATGGAGGGGGGCGAGATGGGACGGGCCCAGGCATTCCAGGCAGAGGCATGCGGCATCCTTCCGGACGTCAGCATGAACCCCATCCTCCTCAAGCCCACGGGCGAGGCCAGGTCCCAGGTCATCCTCCGGGGGGTGCCTTCTGAAACCATCCCGGGCAGGGAGTACTACGCACGCTTTGAGGCCCACTCCGCTGTTGTGCGCGAGGCATACGAATCGCTTTCCGCTGACTACGACGTCATCGTGATCGAGGGCGCGGGGAGCCCTGCTGAAATCAACCTTCAGACCACAGACCTCGTAAACATGTTCGTGGCGGAGATGGCCCACGCCCCGGTTGTCCTCGTGGGAGACATAGACCGGGGCGGGGTCTTTGCCTGGATAAAGGGCACGTATGACCTCGTCCCTGACCGTCACCGAAAGCGTTTCGCCGGATATCTCGTGAACAGGTTTCGTGGGGACGTCTCCCTCCTCGCTCCGGGGATCCGTCAGTTCGCAGATATCATTCCGGATCTGCCCTGCCTGGGGGTCCTGCCATGGATACCCGATGCCCGATTCGACGAGGAGGACGGTGTCTTCGTCAAGAACCTTGAAACGGAAAAGGCAAATGGGATTCGAATCGCGGTGATACATCTTCCGCGCATCAGCAATTTCACGGACTTCGCCCCCCTGGCCGTGGAACCGGACGTCTCCCTCGCCTTGCCGAGCTCTCCCTCTGACCTCGGCCCCTGCGACTGCCTCGTCCTGCCCGGCACCAAGACCACACTTTCCGACCTCGCCTTCCTGAAGGCCTCCGGATGGGACCGGGTCATCTGCGATCTTGCGCAAGAGGGGACCCCGATACTCGGGATCTGCGGCGGCTATCAGATGCTCGGGACCCGGATACTGGACCCCCACGGCCATGACGGACACGAAGGCATGTGTCAGGGCCTCGGGCTTCTGTCTGTAGAAACGGTGATGACAAATGAAAAACGCCTCGTTCAGACGGCCATCACCTTCCATGCCCCGCCCTTCTTTCCGACTACCGTCCCTGTCCGGGGCTACGAGATCCACATGGGCCGGACAACGGCCACAGGACCCTTCCGGCCACTCGGACCAGACCACGGAACACACATCGGGGCAGCCCATCCGTCCCTTCCTGTGATCGGGACTTACATCCACGGCCTCTTTGACAATGACGCACTCCGTCGGGCCTTTCTGGACTTCCTGAGGACACGAAAAGGTCTTGAACCCCTCAGGACGACCACGTGCTGGCGGGCCCTCAGAGAGGCCCGGTTCGACCTCCTCGCCCGCTGGCTGGAATCCCACGCGGATCTCCCCCGGCTCCTTTCCCTCGTGGGGATAGAATAA
- a CDS encoding aminotransferase class I/II-fold pyridoxal phosphate-dependent enzyme: protein MKKIIPSLRTQHITYAIRDIIAISEQRKKAGGDLLYLNIGDPVLFGFSTPSHLIEACYRAMCENRTNYSASEGVPEAVEAVRQEALREGIEPYDILITTGASEGIDFALSALVNRGENVLVPSPGYPLYNALLARLLGEARPYRLDEEKNWEPDIEHIERQIDDMTKGIVVINPNNPTGAIYSEKTLRAIIAVAKRHDLVILSDEIYNKLILNGQPHIPLASLDKEIPIITFNGLSKNYLAPGFRIGWAIISGLPELVGDYVEAMKKLARARLCASHPKQFAIPVALNGNHSHIEETLEKLRRRRDLTVERLNEIPGISCQRPNGAFYAFPRLEVDVNDEDFVKDLIRETGVVVVHGSGFGPLPTSPHFRMVFLPEESALDEAFNRIDAYMRRHFF, encoded by the coding sequence ATGAAAAAGATAATCCCATCGCTAAGGACACAGCATATCACTTACGCCATTCGGGACATCATCGCCATCTCCGAGCAGCGGAAAAAGGCAGGCGGTGACCTCTTGTATCTCAATATCGGCGACCCGGTCCTTTTCGGTTTCTCGACACCTTCTCACCTCATCGAGGCGTGCTACCGCGCCATGTGTGAAAACCGCACGAATTATTCGGCCTCCGAAGGGGTCCCAGAGGCCGTTGAGGCCGTCCGACAGGAGGCCCTGCGGGAGGGAATCGAGCCTTACGATATCCTCATTACGACCGGGGCGAGCGAAGGGATCGACTTTGCCCTTTCGGCCCTTGTCAACCGCGGGGAGAACGTCCTTGTGCCCTCGCCTGGCTATCCCCTTTACAATGCCCTCCTTGCGAGACTTCTCGGGGAGGCGAGGCCCTACCGTCTCGACGAGGAAAAAAACTGGGAACCTGACATCGAGCACATCGAAAGGCAGATCGACGACATGACCAAGGGAATCGTGGTCATCAACCCCAACAACCCGACCGGGGCCATCTACTCGGAGAAGACCCTCCGCGCGATCATCGCCGTGGCCAAACGGCACGACCTCGTGATCCTGAGCGACGAGATCTATAACAAACTCATCTTGAACGGGCAGCCGCACATCCCACTCGCCTCTCTGGACAAGGAGATCCCCATCATAACCTTCAACGGGCTCTCGAAGAACTACCTTGCCCCAGGGTTTCGTATCGGTTGGGCCATTATAAGTGGTCTTCCTGAGCTCGTCGGCGACTATGTGGAGGCCATGAAAAAACTCGCCCGTGCCCGGCTTTGCGCATCCCATCCCAAGCAGTTCGCCATTCCCGTAGCACTTAACGGCAACCATTCCCACATCGAAGAGACATTGGAGAAGCTAAGGCGGAGGCGTGACCTCACGGTCGAGCGCCTGAATGAGATTCCGGGCATCTCTTGTCAGAGACCGAACGGGGCGTTCTACGCCTTTCCGAGGCTCGAGGTGGACGTCAACGACGAGGATTTTGTGAAAGATCTCATACGAGAGACCGGTGTGGTCGTGGTCCACGGAAGCGGTTTCGGCCCCTTGCCCACCTCGCCCCATTTCCGCATGGTCTTTCTCCCGGAGGAAAGTGCACTGGACGAGGCATTTAATCGTATCGACGCCTACATGAGACGGCACTTCTTCTGA
- a CDS encoding ABC transporter permease codes for MWWKDFLRNPLAVAGLAIVGTLAVVAVLAPWISPHDPYAIDTRAILLPPSTAHLLGTDSLGRDCLSRLINGARISLLVGFVAVGLATAIGTVLGAVAGFYGGWIDGVIMRFVDMMLCFPTIFLIMAVIAFLEPSIWNIMAVIGLTGWMGVARLVRAEFLSLKEREFVMAARIAGASDARIIFSHILPNAVAPILVSATLGVGGAILTESALSFLGIGVQVPTPSWGNMLTEGKDNLEVAWWLSVFPGLAILITVLGYNLLGEGLREALDPRSRRSR; via the coding sequence ATGTGGTGGAAGGACTTCCTTCGTAACCCCCTTGCCGTCGCCGGGCTTGCCATCGTGGGCACACTTGCCGTCGTCGCGGTCCTTGCCCCCTGGATCTCCCCTCACGACCCCTATGCCATCGATACCAGGGCCATCCTTCTTCCTCCCTCCACAGCGCATCTTCTCGGCACCGATTCCCTCGGCAGGGACTGCCTCAGCCGACTCATCAACGGTGCCCGAATATCCCTTCTCGTGGGTTTCGTGGCTGTGGGGCTTGCGACCGCCATAGGCACGGTCCTCGGGGCAGTGGCCGGTTTCTACGGAGGCTGGATCGATGGGGTCATCATGCGATTCGTGGACATGATGCTCTGCTTCCCCACGATCTTTCTCATCATGGCGGTCATCGCCTTTCTCGAACCCTCCATATGGAACATCATGGCGGTCATAGGGCTCACAGGATGGATGGGGGTGGCCCGCCTCGTCCGGGCCGAGTTCCTGAGCCTCAAGGAACGGGAATTCGTCATGGCCGCCCGAATTGCAGGGGCCTCTGATGCCCGCATCATCTTCTCACACATCCTTCCGAACGCCGTGGCCCCCATACTCGTCTCAGCCACCCTCGGGGTCGGGGGGGCCATCCTCACGGAAAGCGCCCTCAGCTTTCTCGGCATCGGGGTCCAGGTCCCGACCCCCAGTTGGGGCAACATGCTCACCGAGGGGAAGGACAACCTGGAGGTAGCGTGGTGGCTTTCGGTCTTTCCTGGGCTTGCCATCCTGATCACTGTATTGGGATACAACCTCCTTGGAGAAGGGCTCAGGGAGGCACTCGATCCCAGATCGCGGAGGTCCCGCTAA
- the thpR gene encoding RNA 2',3'-cyclic phosphodiesterase: MVRAFLAIDLPDELSQGIGKAVSLWRKTQKGRISWTPPENLHVTLLFLGDVLKESLHGISAACRHAARGIFPFTLEPKGTGVFPNAARPRVLWIGLSGDLPRLFHLHDELESAINALGRPGKDGNFAPHITLGRVRSPLALAEILPTFLADGFSAQAFPVREFVLYQSDLSPRGAIYTPIERFPLAQGGED; this comes from the coding sequence ATGGTACGCGCCTTCCTTGCGATCGATCTGCCCGATGAACTCTCGCAAGGGATCGGCAAGGCCGTCTCCCTCTGGCGGAAGACCCAGAAGGGCCGGATCTCATGGACCCCCCCGGAGAATCTCCACGTCACCCTCCTCTTTCTCGGGGACGTCTTGAAAGAAAGTCTCCACGGGATCAGCGCGGCCTGCCGCCATGCGGCCAGGGGCATTTTCCCCTTCACGCTCGAACCCAAAGGCACCGGGGTCTTTCCCAATGCAGCACGCCCCAGGGTCCTGTGGATCGGGCTCAGTGGCGACCTGCCACGCCTATTCCATCTCCACGACGAGCTCGAATCCGCTATAAACGCCCTCGGCCGTCCCGGAAAAGACGGGAATTTTGCACCGCACATAACCTTGGGGCGCGTCCGATCTCCCCTTGCCCTCGCCGAGATCCTTCCGACCTTTCTCGCTGATGGGTTCTCGGCCCAGGCCTTTCCTGTCCGGGAGTTCGTCCTCTATCAAAGCGATCTCAGCCCCCGGGGGGCCATCTACACACCGATCGAGCGATTCCCTCTGGCTCAGGGAGGAGAGGACTAG
- a CDS encoding CinA family nicotinamide mononucleotide deamidase-related protein, which yields MRGEIIAIGDELTSGRVMNATSSFAASRLFSAGYPINRITTVGDDPKDIQEAVTRAMTRSRFVIVTGGLGPTTDDITNETVSVALGIPLVLNEGIQKRIMAHGKTLGATQADMIRKLAYLPEGAQVLDPFGSAAGYALEHGGVSFFFLPGIPEQMERLLVDAVLPRLHALVSPDFSVRRRTYRTFGLLETEINAMVGDLAHGDLITIGYYPVFPEVHVTVTARDHDKRAVDAAFLAACKETEARLGENIVATDDDTLESVVGRLLTERGGLLATAESCTGGLIASRITRVPGSSAWFDRGVITYSNCSKIQILGVPEEILERHGAVSEETAIHMVKGIIRIAHVPFGIAVTGIAGPSGGTEEKPVGTVHIALATPDWTASHRFRFSGTRSMIQESTAETALDWLRRTLQYGTRLPCDRSAR from the coding sequence ATGCGTGGTGAGATCATTGCCATTGGTGACGAGCTGACCTCGGGACGGGTCATGAACGCGACGAGCAGTTTTGCCGCAAGCCGCCTCTTTTCTGCCGGCTACCCCATCAACCGCATCACGACCGTGGGGGACGATCCGAAAGACATTCAGGAGGCGGTCACCCGGGCGATGACACGATCCCGTTTCGTGATCGTCACAGGTGGCCTCGGCCCCACCACGGACGACATCACGAACGAGACGGTCTCAGTCGCCCTCGGCATTCCCCTCGTCCTCAACGAGGGAATCCAGAAACGCATCATGGCCCACGGAAAGACATTGGGCGCGACTCAGGCCGACATGATTCGAAAACTCGCCTATCTCCCCGAGGGCGCGCAGGTGCTGGACCCCTTCGGTTCGGCCGCAGGATACGCCTTAGAGCACGGCGGCGTCTCCTTCTTTTTTCTCCCCGGCATACCGGAACAGATGGAGCGCCTCCTTGTCGATGCCGTACTTCCCAGGCTTCACGCCCTCGTCTCGCCGGATTTTTCCGTCCGGCGCCGGACCTACCGGACCTTCGGCCTCCTTGAGACCGAGATCAACGCCATGGTCGGGGATCTGGCACATGGGGATCTGATCACCATCGGATACTATCCCGTATTCCCAGAGGTCCACGTCACAGTCACGGCCCGTGACCATGACAAAAGGGCTGTGGACGCGGCCTTTCTCGCTGCCTGTAAAGAGACCGAGGCCCGACTTGGAGAAAACATCGTGGCAACAGACGACGACACCCTCGAATCGGTCGTCGGGCGTCTTCTCACCGAAAGGGGTGGGCTTCTCGCCACGGCCGAATCCTGTACCGGAGGGCTCATCGCTTCGCGGATCACTCGTGTGCCAGGAAGCTCGGCCTGGTTCGACCGCGGTGTCATCACCTATAGCAACTGCTCCAAGATACAGATCCTCGGCGTCCCGGAGGAGATCCTCGAAAGACACGGGGCTGTAAGCGAAGAGACCGCCATTCACATGGTGAAGGGCATCATACGGATCGCCCATGTCCCCTTTGGCATCGCAGTCACCGGGATTGCAGGACCGTCAGGAGGCACAGAGGAAAAACCCGTAGGCACGGTCCACATCGCCCTAGCCACACCGGACTGGACAGCGAGCCACAGGTTTCGCTTCTCCGGGACCCGTTCCATGATCCAGGAATCCACGGCCGAGACCGCCCTCGACTGGCTGAGACGCACCCTCCAGTATGGTACGCGCCTTCCTTGCGATCGATCTGCCCGATGA
- a CDS encoding phosphatidylglycerophosphatase A, giving the protein MNEGKRMGKWPVGLTLRDRLVLFGATAGFLGRIPLAPGTWGSLPAIPFALGAHALSPTGEALAVVLLCLSAVYLAGRAERLFGREDASPIVADEVAGMAVALAFTDPTLFVVLRAFVLFRLLDITKPFGIGWVEKRLSGGIGVAADDILAGLGANLLGRFWDTVTQNAW; this is encoded by the coding sequence GTGAACGAGGGCAAACGGATGGGGAAATGGCCCGTAGGCCTCACCCTTCGGGACCGTCTCGTACTTTTCGGGGCGACGGCAGGATTTCTCGGACGGATCCCTCTTGCCCCGGGCACGTGGGGAAGTCTGCCAGCCATCCCCTTTGCCCTCGGAGCACATGCCTTGTCCCCAACCGGGGAGGCCTTGGCCGTCGTGCTCCTCTGTCTCAGCGCCGTATATCTTGCCGGACGGGCCGAAAGGCTTTTCGGGCGGGAAGACGCCTCGCCGATCGTTGCTGACGAGGTGGCCGGCATGGCCGTGGCCCTTGCATTCACGGATCCGACCCTCTTCGTGGTCCTTAGGGCCTTCGTCCTTTTTCGCCTCCTCGACATCACCAAGCCTTTTGGTATAGGATGGGTGGAAAAAAGGCTTTCCGGCGGAATCGGGGTGGCGGCGGACGACATCCTGGCTGGTCTCGGCGCCAACCTCCTCGGCCGATTCTGGGACACGGTGACACAGAATGCGTGGTGA
- a CDS encoding TVP38/TMEM64 family protein, producing MTQRGRVLIAGSLAITAVAVVLTAPTVMSALHDMWAGFSHSKEALRAFILSHGPFAPLVFVFLQALQVVAAPVPGEATGFIAGFLFGAWEGFFLAMGGLVLGSFLAFSLARSFRGLVKRYLERSSAYARFEHLVEHQGIFLFFFLFLFPGFPKDFLCYILGLSHMPWQVFLFITAIGRIPGTFMLTLQGASVYDGDVGHMALVFGATALIVLPAWLARERLYAWVEHQASPQEGDER from the coding sequence ATGACACAGAGGGGACGGGTTCTCATCGCCGGTTCCCTTGCCATAACTGCCGTAGCAGTAGTTCTTACCGCTCCCACTGTCATGTCCGCATTACATGACATGTGGGCCGGGTTCTCCCACAGCAAGGAGGCACTCCGGGCCTTCATCCTTTCCCATGGCCCGTTCGCACCCCTCGTATTCGTTTTTCTCCAGGCCCTTCAGGTCGTGGCCGCCCCTGTACCGGGCGAGGCGACAGGATTCATCGCTGGCTTCCTATTCGGGGCGTGGGAGGGCTTTTTTCTCGCCATGGGCGGGCTTGTCCTCGGATCCTTTCTTGCCTTTTCCCTCGCAAGATCCTTCCGGGGCCTCGTCAAGAGATACCTGGAAAGATCCTCGGCCTATGCCAGATTCGAGCACCTCGTCGAACACCAGGGGATCTTCCTCTTCTTTTTTCTCTTCCTTTTTCCGGGCTTTCCCAAGGACTTTCTCTGCTACATCCTCGGACTTTCCCACATGCCGTGGCAGGTCTTCCTCTTCATTACCGCAATCGGACGCATCCCCGGGACCTTTATGCTCACCCTTCAGGGAGCGAGCGTCTACGATGGTGACGTGGGACACATGGCCCTCGTTTTTGGAGCCACGGCCCTCATAGTACTACCTGCGTGGCTCGCCAGGGAACGCCTGTACGCATGGGTGGAACACCAAGCCAGCCCCCAGGAAGGAGACGAGAGGTGA